The Pseudofrankia inefficax genome window below encodes:
- the thiD gene encoding bifunctional hydroxymethylpyrimidine kinase/phosphomethylpyrimidine kinase, whose protein sequence is MAIPGPGAAPPRVLAIAGSDSGGGAGIQADLKTAAAFGVHGMTAVTAVTAQNSVGVQGVWELPVEAVRAQIASVVGDIGVDAVKTGMLASPELVRAVATELRGLAAPLVVDPVGVSKHGHRLLAPEAVAVLRDELLPLATVTTPNLDEVVLLTGVEVRDEPGLWRAARAMLDLGPRWVVVKGGHLPGEAVDLLTDGTTEVVLRAARADNRHTHGTGCTLASAIAAGLAMGLDVPAATRAGKDYVTGALRTGFALGAGIGPVDHGWRWRATASPTASTATASTATATGAGAAG, encoded by the coding sequence ATGGCCATTCCCGGGCCAGGCGCCGCGCCACCGCGGGTGCTGGCGATCGCCGGTTCCGATTCGGGTGGCGGCGCGGGAATTCAGGCCGACCTGAAGACGGCGGCCGCTTTCGGCGTCCACGGGATGACCGCGGTGACGGCCGTGACGGCGCAGAACTCGGTCGGCGTCCAGGGCGTCTGGGAGCTGCCGGTCGAGGCCGTTCGGGCCCAGATCGCCTCGGTCGTCGGCGACATCGGCGTGGACGCTGTCAAGACCGGGATGCTGGCCAGCCCGGAGCTGGTCCGGGCCGTGGCCACGGAGCTGCGGGGCCTGGCGGCACCGCTCGTCGTCGACCCGGTCGGGGTCTCTAAGCACGGCCACCGGCTGCTGGCGCCCGAGGCGGTGGCCGTGCTGCGGGACGAACTGCTGCCGCTGGCGACGGTGACCACCCCGAACCTCGACGAGGTCGTGCTGCTCACCGGCGTCGAGGTCCGCGACGAGCCGGGCCTGTGGCGCGCGGCCAGAGCGATGCTCGACCTCGGACCGCGGTGGGTGGTGGTCAAGGGCGGCCATCTGCCGGGGGAGGCCGTCGACCTGCTCACCGACGGCACGACCGAGGTCGTCCTGCGGGCCGCGCGGGCGGACAACCGGCACACGCACGGGACGGGGTGCACGCTCGCGTCCGCGATCGCGGCCGGTCTCGCGATGGGCCTCGACGTGCCGGCGGCGACCCGGGCTGGCAAGGACTACGTGACCGGCGCGCTGCGCACCGGCTTCGCCCTCGGCGCGGGGATCGGGCCGGTCGACCACGGCTGGCGCTGGCGGGCGACCGCCAGCCCCACGGCCAGCACCGCCACAGCCAGCACCGCCACGGCCACTGGCGCCGGGGCGGCCGGCTGA
- a CDS encoding SCP2 sterol-binding domain-containing protein, with protein sequence MPQTLPDLAAFSLEELVAYTGGLSDAALTELMSGPERTTLLDEYFGRIARQAIPEKIKGQDAVVHFHITERPDGGVDYYEMVVRDGACTISKQVVESAKVTVTLDGVRFIKLISGKADPTKWFLTRKLKISGDMIFGGKVMSWFDIPTP encoded by the coding sequence ATGCCCCAGACCTTGCCGGATCTCGCCGCGTTCAGCCTCGAGGAGCTGGTCGCCTACACCGGCGGGCTCTCCGATGCCGCGTTGACCGAGCTGATGAGCGGACCGGAGCGGACCACGCTGCTGGACGAGTACTTCGGCCGGATCGCCCGCCAGGCCATCCCGGAGAAGATCAAGGGCCAGGACGCGGTGGTGCACTTCCACATCACCGAGCGGCCCGACGGCGGCGTCGACTACTACGAGATGGTGGTCCGGGACGGCGCCTGCACGATCAGCAAGCAGGTCGTCGAGTCCGCGAAGGTGACCGTGACCCTCGACGGCGTCCGCTTCATCAAGCTGATCAGCGGCAAGGCCGACCCGACCAAGTGGTTCCTCACCCGCAAGCTGAAGATCAGCGGTGACATGATCTTCGGCGGCAAGGTGATGAGCTGGTTCGACATCCCCACCCCGTGA
- the rpmB gene encoding 50S ribosomal protein L28, with product MSSVCDVCGKGPGFGMSVSHSHRRTRRRWNPNIQTVHALIGRTPKRLNVCTSCIKAGKVTRA from the coding sequence GTGTCTTCGGTGTGCGACGTCTGCGGCAAGGGGCCGGGCTTCGGTATGTCGGTCTCCCACTCCCACCGGCGCACGCGGCGGCGCTGGAACCCCAACATCCAGACGGTGCATGCCCTCATCGGCCGCACCCCGAAGCGCCTCAACGTGTGCACCTCGTGCATCAAGGCGGGCAAGGTGACGCGGGCGTAG